GCTGGGCCGTCGCCAGCGTTCCCTGCCAGAAGCCGCGACCGAGAAGGTGCTCCCTTCCTTCGACCGCGGGAGCCAGCTCCGCGTACGTTTCCGATCCTGCCAGGTAGGCCCACGCCCTGCCGATGTCCGGAAACACCGTGTCGATCTCGTCCACCGCGTGCCCGAGCGAGCGGAAGACCTCGACTCCTGCGTGCACTTCGCGCAGCACGTCGGCATCCACCCGCGCGTAGCCGAGGTCCTTGCTGAACGCGATGCGCAGCTTGCGCAGCGGTTCGTCGATCGCATCGCTGTAGGACACCCCGGGAGGCGGCAGCGAATTGGGATCGCTCGGGTGCGGGCCGGCAGTGACGTCGAGCATCAGCGCCGCGTCGCGGATCGAGCGGGTAAGCGGGCCGTAATGCAGGGTGTCGGCCCAGCGCAGCATGTTCATCGCCGAATCGCCGGTCGGCACGCGCCCGAACGACGGCTTCATGCCGAACGCGCCGACATAGCAGGCCGGGATCCGGATCGATCCGCCGCCGTCGGCGGCAGTCGCCATCGGCACCATGCGTGCGGCGATGGCCGCGCCGGAGCCGCCGCTGGACCCGCCGGGCGTGCGCTCGAGGTTCCACGGATTGCGCGTGACGCCGAACGGCAGGTTCTTCGTGTAGGCCGTGCAGCCGAATTCGGACGTGTTGGTCTTGCCGACCACGATGGCGCCCGCGGCGCGAAGCCGGGCAACCTGGACCGAATCCTCGGTCGCGACTCGGCCGACGAAAGCCGCCGAGCCGTGGGAGGTCGGCAGCCCGGCGACGTGCTCCAGGTCCTTGACGCCGAACGGCACTCCGGCCAGCGGCCCCGGCTGCACCCCGGCCAGCAGGCCTTTTTCCTGGATTCGCGCCTCCTCGAGCGCCCGTTGCGCACAGACGTGCGAGAAGGCGCCGATCGAAGGATTGGTCGCTTCGATGCGCGCGAGCGCCGCCGCGACGCTCTCGACGGGCGAGATCTCGCCGTCCTGCACCAGAGCCGAAAGCTCATGCATCGGCAGGTCGATCATGGCCGTCTCGTCCATCGCTGCTCCTTTACTGAGACGTGCTGCAGCACGTGTTGTCCGGACGCATCGCAAGAACCGTCACGACGCATTGCGGGAGATGGCGAGCCTAGCCGCCCGCCGCCGCCTTGCAAGATCCCGCCGACCCTGCCTGAGTCGCCATTCAGGAATGAGAAACGCTCGGTCCGCGGCGTCAACGTGCGAACTGTTCTGTCATTTCCTGTGATTCGACTCACGATGAACGATCTTTTCCCGCGCGAATGCGCGTTCGACGCTTGCGCGCGCGGGTGATGTTTCCTAATTTTTGGGTACGCCCGAAACGGCGAGGGACCGACTACCACCGGGGGGTGATAGCGTGGACGCCAGACAGCCCATTCCTGGGCTCAACAGAAACGAAAGCGACGCGGCCATTGCGGTCGGCGTTTTCCTCATCGGCATGCTGGTGCTGCTGTGCACCGGTCTGCTCAGCCTGCACATGCTGGCCGGCCTGCCGGACGACATGATCTACGGGATCGCGTTCGCGATGATCGTCTTTACGACGGTCTGCATCGGCGCGTTCTGGAAATCGAACATGACGCCGCGGCGCCCAGGGCCCCCACAGCTCGAGTTCCGCAATCCGGCCCGGCGTCGCCGCCGGGCTCCTGCTCGGCCGAAGCAGCTCTGAGCGCAGAAAAACTCAGACCTTGAGATCGATGACGACCGGACAGTGGTCCGAGCCGTGCACTTCGTCCCAGATCGCGGCGCCCTCGACCAGCGGCAGGAACTCGCGATTGACGAAGTGGTAGTCGATCCTCCAGCCGATATTGCGTTCGCGCGCACCGGCGCGGTAGGTCCACCACGTGTAGTCGCGCTCCTCCGCCTGGCGTCCTTCGTACAGGCGGCCCGGCGTGAAATGCCGGAAGGTATCGACCCATCCCTTGCGCAGGTATTCGCCTAGCGCGGCACGTTCTTCGGGCAGGAAACCGGTGGTGTCGCGGTTCTCCTTCGGCCTGGCCAGGTCGATCTCTTCATAGGCGGTGTTGAAGTCGCCGCAGATGACGAGGCTCTTGCCTTCGGCCCTCTCCTCTTCGATCGTCTCGAGCACCGATTCGTAGAACTCGAGCTTGAACGCGAGGCGCACGGGGTCGGGCCCGTTCGGCGTCTGGCGCCCGTTCGGGAAGTAGATGTTGTAGAGCGTGAACGCTCCGTGTTCGGTGACGAGCACTCGTCCTTCGTCGCGCTCGAACGGCAGGCCCGTCGTCACGAACAGCGCTTCCTTGCGCACCAGCGTGGCTACGCCGCTGTAGCCGGGACGGGTGGCCGGATGCCAGTAGGAGCAGTAGCCGAGCTGCTCGAGCCGCGCGAGGTCGCCCTCTGTGATCTGGCCGGGGTTGGCCTTGACCTCCTGGAGACAGACGATGTCGGGTTTTTCCCGGTCCAGGAACTCGAAAAACCCCTTCTTGACGACGGCTCGGATGCCGTTGACGTTCCACGAAACGATGCGTGTCAAAGCTTGAGCCTCTCTGCCTGGGCCGGCTGCGACGCGATCCGCAGCCCGAAGGACGTTTTTTCCGCCCGCGCCCCAGCGAGTCAAGATCACCCGTTGCAGCGCGGCGGCCGCGTTCGGGCGCATTGACTCGCGGCGCCGGCGAAGCCTAGATTCCCGCTTCCGGCTCTCCGGGTCATCCGCGGCGCGCAACTGCGCGCTGATGGGACGGCGCGCTACGGCGCGCCGATGGCGCGGCGCGCAAATGTGCGCCGATGGGCGAGAAGCTCGGACTGCGAGGACTCATGAAAACGACCGGATCCGCCCTTCCCCCGATGTCCGACAGTTTCCCGAGCTCGACGCGAGTCGTGCACAGCACCGAGATGCCCGTTCCCGCGCGTGAAATCCGGCTGTCCGCGGGCGAGGCTCCTCTTCGGGTCTACGACACGTCGGGCCCGGCGCCCTGCGAGGGAGGCGGGCTTCCGCTGCTGCGAAAGCCGTGGACCGAGCGCCGGCGCGGCCTCGGTGCGAAGAACTTCTCGCAGATGCACTGGGCGAGAAAGGGCATCGTGACCGAGGAGATGATGTTCTGCGCGATCCGCGAGAACGTCTCGCCGGAGCTGGTGCGCAGCGAGATCGCCGCGGGCCGCGCAATCCTGCCGGCCAACGTCAACCATCCCGAGCTGGAGCCGATGGTGATCGGGCGGCGCTTCCTCGTGAAGATCAACGCGAACATCGGCAATTCGGCGGTGCGCTCGTCGATCGAGGACGAGGTCGACAAGCTGCGCTGGGCGACGCGCTGGGGCGCCGACACCGTGATGGACCTTTCGACCGGCGAGGACATCCACGCCACGCGCGAAGCGATCATCCGCCACTCGCCGGTGCCGATCGGCACCGTGCCGATCTACCAGGCCCTCGAAAAAGTCGCGCGCGTCGAGGACCTTACGTTCGAGCTCTTCATGGAGACGCTCGAGGAGCAGGCCGAGCAGGGCGTCGACTACTTCACGATCCACGCCGGCGTGCGCCTTGCCTACGTGCCGCTGACTGCGCGGCGCGTGACCGGCATCGTCTCGCGCGGCGGCTCGATCATGGCGCAGTGGTGCCTGGCCCATCACCGCGAGAGTTTCCTCTACGAGCGCTTCGACGAGATCTGCGAGCTGATGAAGAAGTACGACGTCAGCTTCTCGCTCGGCGACGGTCTCCGGCCCGGCTCCACTGCCGACGCGAACGACGCCGCGCAGTTCGCCGAGCTCGACACTCTCGGCGAGCTGACGCTGAAAGCGTGGGAACACGACGTGCAGGTGATGATCGAAGGGCCGGGGCACATCCCGATGCACCTGATCCAGGAAAACATGGATCGCCAGCTTGCGGTCTGCCACGAAGCGCCGTTCTACACGCTCGGACCACTGACCACCGACATCGCGCCGGGCTACGACCACCTTACTTCGGCGATCGGCGCCGCGATGATCGGCTCGATGGGCACGGCGCTGCTCTGCTACGTGACGCCGAAGGAACACCTTGGACTGCCCGACCGCGACGACGTCAAGCAGGGCGTGATCGCGTACAAGATTGCCGCGCATGCCGCCGACCTTGCCAAGGGGCACCCCGGCGCCCGTGACCGCGACGATGCGCTGTCGAAGGCGCGCTTCGAGTTCCGCTGGCAGGACCAGTTCAACTTGTCGCTGGATCCGGAGACCGCACGCGAGTTCCACGACGAGACGCTTCCGTCGGACAACGCCAAGCACGCGCACTTCTGCTCGATGTGCGGACCGAAGTTCTGCTCGATGCGCATCACCGAACAGGTGCGCGAATACGCGCGTGACCACGGCATCGACGAAGCGCGGGCGCTGGCGGAGGGAATGCAGGACAAGGCGCGCGAGTACCGCGACATCGGCTCGCCTGCGCCGGACCGCGTCAGCGTTCAGTAGCCGGCGCTATGGGGTCAGGCACCAGGCGCCGGGATGTTCGTGCCGATTCGGCGCGAGATGCCAGCGCCTGGTGCCTGACTCCACGATTCAGCGCGACATGCCAGCGCCTGGTGCCTGACCCCATCGTCCACATAGAAAGGGCTCCAGCGCTTCGAGCACCGCCTCGGGCCTCTCCTCGTGAGGCATCAGCGATGCGTGCTTGACGCGCACCAGGCGCGCGCGTCCTTCGAACTGCGGCAGCATGCGCTCGGCATCGGATACCGGGAACGTCCTGTCGTCCTCGCCCCAGAGAAGAAGCGTCGGTCCGGCGAGCTCGCGGTGGCGCTGGCGCAGGCCGTCGACGACGTTCCACTCGATCCCCGTCAGGTAGCCGAGCATGCCGCGAAGCCGGCGCGAAGACGCGAGCACCGGGTCCACGTAGGGCGCGAGCCGCGACGGATCGTCGAACAGGCTCTTGTCCGAATAGAACTCGCCAAAACCCATTCCCGACCTCAGGTACCACTGCATCGAAAGCAGCGGACGGAACGACAGTGCGCTGCCCGGAAGCCGGGCAGCGATGCAGTACAGCGGAATCCACGGTGGCCGGTGCCCCGGGATCTCGGTGTTGATCAATGCCTGCCGCGCGATGCGCCCCGGCTCCGACAGCGCGACCAGCCGCGCGACGGTGGCGCCGGTGTCATGCGCAACGAGGCTGCACCTGTCGAGGTTGAGTCTCGCGAGCAGCAGCGCGACGCGACGAGCCTGCGCCGTGAAGCGGAAATCCGTGTCGCGATTCCACTCGCTGTCGCCGAGACCTGCCAGGTCGACGGTGATGCACGTGAAACGCGACGCGAGCGCGTCGATGAGATAGCGCCACGTGCAGCCGTGCGTCGGGAAACCGTGGACGAAGACGACCGGCGGCCCGCTTCCGAAACGGCGCACGGCCAGCGTCGCATCTTCCACGGCGTGCCTCTCGACGGCGGCAGCGGCATACATCGATGCGGCGTCGCCGCTGCGGGTCGGCGCAACTGCCGCCGCGCGCGCCGCGTTCACGCCGCTGCCCTGGTCTCCCTGGCCGCTTCGAGCACCAGTGAGAGCGCCGTCGCATCCAGGCCCGTTTGCGTGCAGAAAGCGGCCAGGTCGAAGAAGAACCTCTCGCGCGCCAGCGTCGGGCCTGCCAGCTCGAATATGCAGAAAATCGGCAGATCTGCGCTGCGGCCGGTGGCGCCCTGCCCGAGGAAACCGCCGCGCAACGTCAGCTTCGCCCGTCCCCAGCAGGCAACCTTTCCGCTGTCGCACGCGAAGCCTTCGAGGTGGACGCGGTAGTCCGGAAACGCTGCAAAGAACGTCTCGAGCTGGGCTCGCGTGTCGCTGCGGTCACTGGAGCGCACGCCGAATGCGACGGTCTCGATCGAGAAGCCGTCGTCGCAGACTAGCAGCACAGCTTCCACGTCCTGCTCGCTCTTGGCGCCGCCGTAGCAGCGCACCAGCGAGCGTCCCGTCGCCGCCTCGAGATCCGCAGTGTCGCGCGAATCCGGCGGCGGCTCGAACGCGGAGCCTGCAGCGCGCAGCGCGCTGTCATGCTCGTCGAGGTACGCAGCAACGTGCGCCGCCGTACCGTCGGCAACGTGCTCGACGAGCGCCTCGATCCTGCCGTCCCGGAAGCGCACGAGGTGATCGCCGTCGATGCGAAGCGCAGGAAGACCCGCGCGCCGCAGTTCGAGCGAGAAGCGCATCCAGATGCCATCGGGGCGCGTCACCGGTCCCTCGACGATCTCGGGGATGCGCGCGTCGAAGCGCCGGTCCACGGCATCGACTCCCGCGCGAAGACCGGCGATCACTTCGGCGCGACCGCGACCGCCGGTTCCGAGCGGCAGGGCGCCGCCGTGGATCACGTGCGTTGCTTCGTCGTGAAACCAGGCTTCGACGCCGGACCACTGGTCGGCGACGAAAGCCATCTCGAAATCGCTCATGTAACGGAAGAACAACTCGAGCTGGGTGGGCGAGGACGTCGGCATCGTCGTTTCTGCTCCTGAAGGATCGGTTCGAACCCGGCGGGGCGGCCTGATTCCGACGCGCAGGATCGCCCGGCAGCGGCTCCCCTGCCAGATCCACATTTCGGCGATTTCATGGTACCGCTTGCCCCCATGTTGTGGGTCAAGCTCGACGGGGAAGGCCCTCTTCACCGCCAGCTTTATCGGTCACTGCGAGCAGCGATCCTGGACGGGAGGCTGGGACCGGGCCACCGCCTGCCGTCGACGCGCTCGCTGGCCAAGGAGCTCGGGCTCTCGCGCAACACCGTGCTGCAGGCCATCGACCAGCTGATCGCCGAAGGCTACGCGTCCGGTCGCGTCGGCTCGGGAACGTACGTCGCGGCGGTTGCTCCCGCCCTCACCCTTGCCCTTTCCGCCCTCGGCCGTTCCGTGCCGGCGACCACGTCCGAAAAAAGAACCGGCGGCGCTCCTCGCCTGTCGGCCGCAGGAGAGCGGCTGGTCGCATTGACGTCCCACGTGCGAATGACGTGGAGCCCGTGGCCGGAGCTTCTTCCGTACGATTTCCGCTACGGCGAACCGTCGCTGCGAGACCTGCCGATGGATACCTGGTCGCGGCTTCTCGCGCGGCGCGCGCGGCGGCTTTCTGCCAGGAGACTGGCCTACCAGCCGCCGGGTGGCGCCATCGAGCTTCGCGAAGCACTGGCCGGCTACCTCGCGCGCGCGCGCGGCGTCGTCTCGTCGCCGGACAACATCGTCATCGTGCACGGCTCGCAGCAGGCGATCGATCTTGCGGCGAGGCTTCTCGTCGATCCCGGCGACAACGTCGTTCTCGAAGAGCCGCACTACACGGGATTCTCGCTTTGCCTGGCCGCTGCCGGTGCGAGCCTGGTGCACATCCCGGTCGACGAGCACGGTCTTCGCACCGACGACCTCGAGAAGGTGGAGAAGGCACGCCTGGCGTGCGTCACTCCGTCCCACCAGTATCCGATGGGCTCGGTGCTCGCGCTGCCGCGGCGCCTGGCGCTGGTGGACTGGGCGCGGCGGCGCGATGCGTGGATCTTCGAAGACGATTACGACGGCGAGTTCCGCTACGACGGCAAACCGATCGAATGCCTGCAGGCCCTCGACCCCGATGGCCGCGTGATCTACGCGGGAACGGCATCCAAGCTGCTGTTCCCGTCACTCCGGATCGGCTGGCTCGTCGCGCCGGCATCCCTTGTGACGCACTTCGTTTCGGCCAAGGCGCTGGTCGATACCGGCACACCGACCATCGAGCAGCTCGCACTCGCCGATTTCATCACCGAAGGACACCTGGAGCGCCACGCCAGGCGCGCGCGTCTTCGCATGGCGACGCGGCGCGACGCGCTTCTCGAGGCGGCCGACGCCGAGCTGGCAGGCCGCGTGCGCGTGCTCGGCGCCGGGGCCGGCCTTCACGTGCTCCTGCAGATTCCGGACGTCGACGCGCGCGACGTGCCGCGCCTGAGGCAGCTTGCGCGCGACCTCGGTGTGGGCGTGTATCCCGCCGCGATGTTCTACGCGCACCCTCCGGCCCATGCCGAGCTGCTGCTCGGCTACGCGGCACTCGGCGAGGATACGATCCGCGAAGGAATCCGCCGCCTGCGTCTCGCCTTGGACGCGCTTCAGGCATAGGCGCCGCCACCGCTCGCCGGATTTGCTTCGCTGGCGGCGCGCGTTATGCAGCCGCATGCCCAGCGTCACCGCGATCTACCACCGTGCCAAGCAGACCAACATCTACCCGCTTGCCGACGACCGCTTCCTGATCGAAGCGCTGCTGCGCGACGAGGTGCACGACGTCGTCGTCGAAGTCGAGGTGATGCACCCCTCGCTCGAGATCGTCGCCGCGCGAAGCCAGATCCGCAACGGTCCGTTCACGAACGTCTGCAACATGACGCACGTCAACATGGAACGGCTCGTCGGCATGAAGGTCGGCCGCGGCTTCACCACCTCGGCCCGCGCCGCAGTCGGCGGCACCGGCGGGTGCCATCGCATCTCGGAGCTGGTCGTCGAAATTGCGCAGGCCGCCTACCAGCTCCATTTCGTCCGCTACTTCCAGAGCGTTCCGAAGGAGATCCGCGAAAAGGCCGACGTGCCGATCGACCGCTGGCGCTCGGTCAACGCGTCGATTCCGGGCATGCGCAACACCTGTTTCACCTACAGCGACGAGCGCGAGCAGACGATCGCCGACAAGGCCGAGCCGCTGCGGCTGCTCGACCAGCAGATGCCGGAGCGCACCTTGGGGACAGGCACCAGCCCCTTCAACTCGGTGCCGACCGGGGACAGGCACCAGCCCCTCGACCGGGCGCCAATGAAGAGTTGATGCGGCTGGTGCCTGTCCCCCCTCGACCTGGCGCCGACGAAGAGTTGAAAGCGGCTGGTGCCTGTCCCCATCAACGCCCCATCACCGCGCACGCGTTGCCATCAGCCGTGCGCGCGTAGCCTCGTACACGCCAAAGTCGCCCTGCGAGAACAGCACCATTCTCACGAGGTCGAAATCCGACGGCCTTTCGTCGAGCACCGCCAGGATCGTCGTCAGCGCGACTTCGGCGGCCTCGGCAATCGGGTAACGGTAGGCGCCCGTGCTGAGCGACGGAAAGGCGACGGAGCGGCATCCGATCGACGCGGCGACGGCCAAGCTCGTGGCATAAGCGGACGCGAGCAGCCCGGCTTCACCGCGATGTCCCCCACTCCAGACCGGACCGACGGCGTGGACGACGGCGCGCGCCGCAAGGCGGCCTGCCGTCGTCGCGACCGCGCCGCCGGTGGGGCAGCCGCCCTGCTCGGCGCGAATGCGGTCGCACTCGGCCATGATCTGCGGCCCGCCGCCGCGGTGAATCGCACCGTCGACGCCCCCGCCGCCCGCCAGTCGCGAATTTGCGGCATTGACGATCGCGTCCACCTGCTGGTGGGTGATGTCGCCGACGACCAGCGAGAGCTTGGCCATGGCGCGACTGTTAGCCCGCGCCCGCGGACAACGCACGGCCCGCGATGACCGGCGCCGGCACGATCAGGTGGATCAGGTAGCCGACAAGCCCGGTAGCAGCGAAGCGAGCGACGGCGGAATGGCAAAGCGGAACACCCGACCGAGCACGCTGCCGTACTGCTCTGCCAGGCTCCCGGTGTTGTATGGGATCCCGTACTGTTCGCAGAGATCGCGCACGCGTTCGGCGATGCGCGGATAGCGCCATGCCGGCAGGTCCGGGAACAGGTGATGCTCGATCTGGTGCGACAGGTGCCCCGTCATCACGTGGAACCAGGATGAGCCTTCGATGTTCGCCGAACCGAGAAGCTGGCGCCAGTACCAGTGCCCACGGCTCTCGCCCTCGATTTCGTCGCGCGTGAACACCTGCGTGCCTTCAGGGAAATGCCCGCAGAAGATGATGACGTTGGTCCACACGTTGCGGATGCCGTTGGCCATCAGGTTCGCCAGCAGCACGCGCGGCGCGTTCCAGGGCGTCAGCAGCGGGAACAGCACGTAGTCCTTCGCGAGCTGGCGGCCGGCCTTGCGCAGGAACTGGCGCCATTTCCGGGGAAATTCCGCCCGACGCTCCTCGGCCTCCTTGCTGTCCGTGCGTCCGAACATCACGCGCACCGGGTCCATGTCGTGCAGGCCGACTCCCCACTGGAACAGCAGCGCGAGCGCGACGTTGTTGATCGGCTGGAACAGGTGCTTGGTGGTCCAGTGCTGCTCGCTGCTGACGCGGATGAGCCCGTAGCCGACGTCGCGATCGAGGCCGAGCACGTTCGTGAACGTGTGGTGCTCGTAGTTGTGGTAGTGGCGCCACTGCGAGGAATCGCAGACGTTGTCCCACTCGTAAGTGCGCGAGTCGAGGGTGGAATCGTTCATCCAGTCGTACTGGCCGTGCATGACGTTGTGGCCGATCTCCATGTTCTCGAGGATCTTGGCCAGCGACAGCGCCGCGACGCCGACCACGAAGCTGGCCGGGTCGATGCCGAGCCCGATCATCGCGCGGCCGGCGATCGCGCTCGCGCGGGCCAGACGCACGATGCGCCGGATGTGCGCGGCGTCGCTCTCGCCGAGATCGTCGAGCACTTCGTTTCGCAGCGCATCGAGCTCCGCACCGATCGCATCGAGCTCTTCGTTTGTCGGCTTCCTCGATTCCATTGCATTCTCCTGTGGCGCGGCCGTCGATCTCGCGAGCGAAGGCTTCATAGTTCGAGCACGACCGGCGTCACCGCGGTCGAGATGCAGAGCTGGATGGTGCCGGCGCCGTCATCGCTCGTGCGCCCGTCGCGGACATCGCTCGTGCGCCCGGAAATCTTCGCGCACTTGCAGGTGTGGCAGACGCCCATGCGGCAGCCGTAAACCGGAGCGAGCCCGGCTCTTTCGGCCGCCGCCAGCAGTGTTTCGCCCGGCTTGGCCTCGAAGCGGATGCCGGATCGGCTGGCTTCGACCGGCACGGCTTCTGCCGTGACCGGCGCCCAGGACGCGAGGGAGAAGCGCTCGAAGCGAAGATTCGACGCCAGGCCCGCCTCGTTCCACGCGCCGCGCACCGTTTGCTGGAAACCGTCCGGGCCGCAGACGTAGACGAGGGCATCGGCCCAGTCGCGCGCAAGGGGCGCAAGGTGCGGCTGGTCGATGCGGCCGTGGGTTGCGGTTTCGTGCAGCGTCATCTCGAGCCACGGGCTTCGCGCGGCCAGGGCTTCGAGCTCCTTGCCAAAGATCGCGTCGGCTGCGGTGGCCGTCGAGTAGAGCAGGCGAACGCGGGGCTGCACGGCACCCGGCCGGTCCAGCTCCCGCAGCATCGCCATGACAGGAGTGATGCCGCTTCCTGCGGCAAGAAATACCAGGTGCGACGGCAGTGCGCGCGGGAGCACGAACTCTCCGCCGGGCGCCGCCAGCGTCACCACGTCGCCGGCGCGCGCGACATCGTTCCACCACGTCGAGACTTTTCCGCCCGCGTGACGCTTGACGGTGATCGCGAGGAGCCCGTCGCGGCGCCGCGGCGACGACAGGCTGAAGGTGCGCATGAGGCGCCGCCCGCCGATCTCCACCTCGACCGTGACGTGCTGCCCGGCGCGATGCCCCGGCCACAGCGCGTTCGGCTTCAGCACCAGGGTGCGCGCATCCCGGCTTTCGCGGACGGCGGCAACGACGCGGGCGCGGATCCTCGACAGCGACAGGGTCGTGCCGGTCATCGCGAGCAGGTCGTCGATCGCAGCGGAATCGTTCAGCGGGCGCAGCCACGGGCTGCGAAGAAGCGCGAGGACCGGTGCAGTGGTTTCGGCGAGAACAGTGCTCATGGAACTCCCTCGGGAAGATCTGGTGAACACTTGTGTACCGAAAATCCGGTTCTGTCAACAGTTGTGCACCGAAATCGCCGGCCACCTCTGGCAAATGCTCGTATTTCCTGATTTTCATGCGTCTGGATATGGCTACAGGCGTTCATCGAAAGAGCAGGGTGATGCCCCCGGCCGGCAAATCCGGGGCGGCCCCGCGGCGCAACGAGGCCGACGTCGCAGCCCCGCCCCATCCGGGGCCGTCGCGCACGG
This region of Candidatus Binatia bacterium genomic DNA includes:
- a CDS encoding exodeoxyribonuclease III, translated to MTRIVSWNVNGIRAVVKKGFFEFLDREKPDIVCLQEVKANPGQITEGDLARLEQLGYCSYWHPATRPGYSGVATLVRKEALFVTTGLPFERDEGRVLVTEHGAFTLYNIYFPNGRQTPNGPDPVRLAFKLEFYESVLETIEEERAEGKSLVICGDFNTAYEEIDLARPKENRDTTGFLPEERAALGEYLRKGWVDTFRHFTPGRLYEGRQAEERDYTWWTYRAGARERNIGWRIDYHFVNREFLPLVEGAAIWDEVHGSDHCPVVIDLKV
- a CDS encoding acyl-CoA desaturase, whose translation is MESRKPTNEELDAIGAELDALRNEVLDDLGESDAAHIRRIVRLARASAIAGRAMIGLGIDPASFVVGVAALSLAKILENMEIGHNVMHGQYDWMNDSTLDSRTYEWDNVCDSSQWRHYHNYEHHTFTNVLGLDRDVGYGLIRVSSEQHWTTKHLFQPINNVALALLFQWGVGLHDMDPVRVMFGRTDSKEAEERRAEFPRKWRQFLRKAGRQLAKDYVLFPLLTPWNAPRVLLANLMANGIRNVWTNVIIFCGHFPEGTQVFTRDEIEGESRGHWYWRQLLGSANIEGSSWFHVMTGHLSHQIEHHLFPDLPAWRYPRIAERVRDLCEQYGIPYNTGSLAEQYGSVLGRVFRFAIPPSLASLLPGLSAT
- the thiC gene encoding phosphomethylpyrimidine synthase ThiC; this encodes MKTTGSALPPMSDSFPSSTRVVHSTEMPVPAREIRLSAGEAPLRVYDTSGPAPCEGGGLPLLRKPWTERRRGLGAKNFSQMHWARKGIVTEEMMFCAIRENVSPELVRSEIAAGRAILPANVNHPELEPMVIGRRFLVKINANIGNSAVRSSIEDEVDKLRWATRWGADTVMDLSTGEDIHATREAIIRHSPVPIGTVPIYQALEKVARVEDLTFELFMETLEEQAEQGVDYFTIHAGVRLAYVPLTARRVTGIVSRGGSIMAQWCLAHHRESFLYERFDEICELMKKYDVSFSLGDGLRPGSTADANDAAQFAELDTLGELTLKAWEHDVQVMIEGPGHIPMHLIQENMDRQLAVCHEAPFYTLGPLTTDIAPGYDHLTSAIGAAMIGSMGTALLCYVTPKEHLGLPDRDDVKQGVIAYKIAAHAADLAKGHPGARDRDDALSKARFEFRWQDQFNLSLDPETAREFHDETLPSDNAKHAHFCSMCGPKFCSMRITEQVREYARDHGIDEARALAEGMQDKAREYRDIGSPAPDRVSVQ
- a CDS encoding nuclear transport factor 2 family protein, with the protein product MPTSSPTQLELFFRYMSDFEMAFVADQWSGVEAWFHDEATHVIHGGALPLGTGGRGRAEVIAGLRAGVDAVDRRFDARIPEIVEGPVTRPDGIWMRFSLELRRAGLPALRIDGDHLVRFRDGRIEALVEHVADGTAAHVAAYLDEHDSALRAAGSAFEPPPDSRDTADLEAATGRSLVRCYGGAKSEQDVEAVLLVCDDGFSIETVAFGVRSSDRSDTRAQLETFFAAFPDYRVHLEGFACDSGKVACWGRAKLTLRGGFLGQGATGRSADLPIFCIFELAGPTLARERFFFDLAAFCTQTGLDATALSLVLEAARETRAAA
- a CDS encoding PLP-dependent aminotransferase family protein; the protein is MLWVKLDGEGPLHRQLYRSLRAAILDGRLGPGHRLPSTRSLAKELGLSRNTVLQAIDQLIAEGYASGRVGSGTYVAAVAPALTLALSALGRSVPATTSEKRTGGAPRLSAAGERLVALTSHVRMTWSPWPELLPYDFRYGEPSLRDLPMDTWSRLLARRARRLSARRLAYQPPGGAIELREALAGYLARARGVVSSPDNIVIVHGSQQAIDLAARLLVDPGDNVVLEEPHYTGFSLCLAAAGASLVHIPVDEHGLRTDDLEKVEKARLACVTPSHQYPMGSVLALPRRLALVDWARRRDAWIFEDDYDGEFRYDGKPIECLQALDPDGRVIYAGTASKLLFPSLRIGWLVAPASLVTHFVSAKALVDTGTPTIEQLALADFITEGHLERHARRARLRMATRRDALLEAADAELAGRVRVLGAGAGLHVLLQIPDVDARDVPRLRQLARDLGVGVYPAAMFYAHPPAHAELLLGYAALGEDTIREGIRRLRLALDALQA
- a CDS encoding O-acetyl-ADP-ribose deacetylase, whose protein sequence is MAKLSLVVGDITHQQVDAIVNAANSRLAGGGGVDGAIHRGGGPQIMAECDRIRAEQGGCPTGGAVATTAGRLAARAVVHAVGPVWSGGHRGEAGLLASAYATSLAVAASIGCRSVAFPSLSTGAYRYPIAEAAEVALTTILAVLDERPSDFDLVRMVLFSQGDFGVYEATRARLMATRAR
- a CDS encoding DUF2889 domain-containing protein yields the protein MPSVTAIYHRAKQTNIYPLADDRFLIEALLRDEVHDVVVEVEVMHPSLEIVAARSQIRNGPFTNVCNMTHVNMERLVGMKVGRGFTTSARAAVGGTGGCHRISELVVEIAQAAYQLHFVRYFQSVPKEIREKADVPIDRWRSVNASIPGMRNTCFTYSDEREQTIADKAEPLRLLDQQMPERTLGTGTSPFNSVPTGDRHQPLDRAPMKS
- a CDS encoding amidase family protein, which codes for MDETAMIDLPMHELSALVQDGEISPVESVAAALARIEATNPSIGAFSHVCAQRALEEARIQEKGLLAGVQPGPLAGVPFGVKDLEHVAGLPTSHGSAAFVGRVATEDSVQVARLRAAGAIVVGKTNTSEFGCTAYTKNLPFGVTRNPWNLERTPGGSSGGSGAAIAARMVPMATAADGGGSIRIPACYVGAFGMKPSFGRVPTGDSAMNMLRWADTLHYGPLTRSIRDAALMLDVTAGPHPSDPNSLPPPGVSYSDAIDEPLRKLRIAFSKDLGYARVDADVLREVHAGVEVFRSLGHAVDEIDTVFPDIGRAWAYLAGSETYAELAPAVEGREHLLGRGFWQGTLATAQLTMAAMGDIARERWELNRILEEVFDRYDLLLTPTLPTEAFGAAGPFPRVVGGEPVESPLAAVAFTYPFNMSGHPAATVRAGMTDGALPAGLQIVAQRHRDDLVLQAAAAYDAVRPMDCWPTL
- a CDS encoding alpha/beta hydrolase, whose product is MNAARAAAVAPTRSGDAASMYAAAAVERHAVEDATLAVRRFGSGPPVVFVHGFPTHGCTWRYLIDALASRFTCITVDLAGLGDSEWNRDTDFRFTAQARRVALLLARLNLDRCSLVAHDTGATVARLVALSEPGRIARQALINTEIPGHRPPWIPLYCIAARLPGSALSFRPLLSMQWYLRSGMGFGEFYSDKSLFDDPSRLAPYVDPVLASSRRLRGMLGYLTGIEWNVVDGLRQRHRELAGPTLLLWGEDDRTFPVSDAERMLPQFEGRARLVRVKHASLMPHEERPEAVLEALEPFLCGRWGQAPGAGMSR